GATACGACGCGAACCTACCATATGCTGGACCGCGGGGAAACGTCGCGGACGGTGTACACGTTGCGTCGCGAAATCAGCGGCTGTCAGTCGCTGCCGAGTTTCCTGCACCGACACGTCAGTGACGGGGCTATCTTCGAATCCCGGCGGACTGGCGACGAGTACCGCTGGCGCGTCCTCTATCCGGGGTCGAACCCCATCGGCGAGGTGTACGACAGAATCGAATCGAGCCTCCGCGATGGCGTCACACTCTCGGTGTCTCACATCACCAGTGCTGGAAACTGGAAGGCCACCGAACGGGTCGCGACGAACTTCTCGCCCCAACAGTGGCGGGTGCTGAAGGCCGCCGTGACCCACGGCTACTACGAGCGGCCGCGGGAAGTCTCGGTCAAGGACCTCGCATCGATACTGGACGAGCCCCGGTCGACCGTGCAGTACCAGCTCCGGACTGCCGAGGACCGCCTTATCTCGCAGTTTGTCGAAGAAACACTCTGAAGGGCGATCTTTCAGGGTAGGACGCGGCTCGTGGTGGCCCGGCACGGCCGTCATCGCCGGACCGCACCGCCAGCGTCAGGGCGACCGGCGAATCCACTCGTCTGCGTCGAATTTATCCCTCGCGTGCTCGCGTGCGCGTAAGAGTTCGTCATCCGTCCACGAGCCCTCGGTCGCGTCGACCCACTCGGCCAGCGTCGAGCGGAGCGTCTCGACGGCTTCGGCGCGGTCGATATCGGCGTATTCGTCTATCGCCCCGACACGTTCGGTGAACCGCTCCGAGTCGGGGTCGGCGGTGAAACAGCCGCAGTGGCGGTCGGGGCGCAGCGAGACGGACAGGGAACCGTGCTGGATGACGGCGTCCTTCTGGCGGTACTGCGCGTTCCCGCTGAGTTTGCGGCCGTCGGGGCCGACGATATCGTGGGCCGGATGGAGCTGTCGCAGGTAACAGGCCGGCTGGTGGACCGCCGACCGCTCGTCGTCGGCAAACGACGCGTCGACGCCCATGCGCTCGAACGCGTCCAAAACGGGCTCACAGAACTGCTCGTAACACGCCATCAGATCGCCCGGCACGGCGTCGGCCGGCGCGATGATGCCGTACGAGATGTCCGCCACGCTGTCGTGATAAATTGCGCCGCCACCGGTGGGTCGTCGTGTTACCCCAATATCCTCGCGCTCGCAGAACGCCCAGTCGATCGTGTCTGGGTCCTGTCCGTAGCCCAGCGACAGCGTATCGGGCCAGGTGTACACCCGCACCGTTGCCGGACCGCCAGCCGCGACGGTTTCGGCAGCGGCCGCTTCCAGTGCCATCGTCATCGGTCCGGGTCGTGTTTCCTCGCCGATGACGCGCCACTCCAGGTCGGCCAGTGACATACCTGGGCTTCGTGACGCGATGCGATATGAATTGCGGGCTAGCAACGGGTGGAATGACTGACGGGGTCGTTGTTTATGCAAAGAGCCAGAAAGCCCCGGCCGGCTGAACTCGGGGGGCTCGCTGCGCTCCTTGTCACACCCTCCGGTCGTTCCTGTGGTGCTTACATCGCCCGCCTTCGTCCAGCCGCCCACCGGGAGACCTGCGGTCTCCCGAGCAGTCGGCGCACAGCGCCGACAACGCCCCTTTCAGTCCCGCCCAGCATTCTTTGTCCAACCGGCTACGGGTGGGACTGAAAGGGGCCGCTCGCTCGACGTTCGAGGCGATGCAAGCACTGACGAGCGACGTTGAGGAGCGAGGAAGCGCGCAGCGAGTCGCAGGAGTCGAGCGAGCGGGGGCTTTCTGGCTGTACAAACACCTGTTACCAGTCACGAGAGCGACAGAAGTGGGTCCTAGCCCTGGACGTTCCCGCAGTCGGTACAGGTCAGTTCGAACCGACCGTCGGCGAGGGCGACGCTCTGGGTGGTTTCCGTGTCGCACTCTGGACAGTGCGCTCTCGATTCGATGGCGTCCCAGTCGTGGGTCGCGCCGGGCGCGCCAAAGGCCCAGCCGATGACGCGCTCGTCGCCGGAGTTGTACCCTTCCTGAAACTCGCCGGGCTCGAAGCGAATCAGTTCGCCGCCCGAAACATCGACTTCCTCACGGTCGAGGCCGACCTCGAAGGTGGTCTGTCCCTGTTCGATGTAGAACACCTCTTCCTGGTCGTGGTGGCGGTGGAGGCTCCCCGAGAAGGAGTCGCCGGGTTCGAGTTCGAAGTAGTTTGCCGCGAAATGCTCGGTCCCGAGTGTCCGGGAGACAGGCTTGCGGATGTCGTGTACCTGCATCGGATTCCGTTCGACCGGTACGTCGTCGATAGTTACTGTGTTCATGGTCGGTGTTGTCCTGAGTCGGGCTACCGCTGGCCCCTGTGATGCGTTCGCAATCCAGCATTAGAAGGCACTGTTCCGGAGTTTATAGTTTTTCGGGAAGACATACGGTAGTCAGCCGCTCCGGCGGTCCCCGGGTAGAGCGGACTACTCCGCTGGTACGGGACGCTGTTCGAGTACGTCAGCCATCACATGAGCCTCGGCCTTCCTGAGGTGTTCAGCGGCAGTTCCGGGGGCACAGCCCAGTTCGTCGGCGACGTCGTCGACGCTCCCCTCGCGGGGGTCAGCGTAGTACCCGCAGTCGACAGCGGCGGCGACAGCCTCGAACTGCCGGTCGGTGAGCGCCGCCCCGGTGTCGAGCCGTCGGCTGTCGTACTCCCCCACCTCCCGAACGTCGACGGAGACGCCGTCTGGCACCGTCTCGACTGCCTGCTGGACCGTCCCGCCCGGACCGACCAGCGTGAGTCCGACCGTGCCATCGGCGTGGTAGGCGACCGGCGAGACGATGACTAGACCGGCCCGCGTGAGGGCGTCGACGAGGTCGTGACCGGTCGCCGACGGCGAATCCTGTACGTAGAGGAAGAACGTCTCGTCGGGACACGTCGAGATAGCATATTCCCGGACGGTTTCGGCCTGTTCCAGCGCCGCCCGGTAGGGCTCCGGCGGGAAGCCGTCGACATGAAACAGCAGCGTCTGGAGGTCGGAACCGATGTCGTTGCCCCGGAGGAGATAGCTCGCCTCGTAGCCGTCGTGCTCAACGACGAACTGGTGCATCGAGTGGCGGACCTCAGGGGCCATCCACAGCGAGAGCGTGACGTATTTCATACCTGGCTGTTCCGAGCAGTATTTAAAATAACCTCGGGCATGAGGGGACAGGTCGAGGGACGCAAACGCCGAACGCACGGTCACGGAGATGGCCCAGACAGTCCACCGAACCGACGATGTCCATCCGCTTATCGAGCCGATCGCCGACCACGTCCTTTCCACCGAACGCCACGAGAACGCCCCGGCTGCTGTCATCCGTGCTGACGAGGTCCAGACCGTCCTCTCAACGCTGCGAACCGAGGCCGGTCTAGACCACTGCGCCTGCGTCACAGCCCAGGAGTACGCCGACCGGTTCGAGACGATCTATCACCTGCGACGCTACGCCGACCCGACACAGGAACTCTCGGTCGTCGTCCCGACGGCCAGAGAGTCGCCGACCAGCGAGTCAGCCGTGCCCGTGTATCCGACGGCAGCGTGGCACGAGCGGGAGGCGTACGATTTGGTCGGTATCGAGTACGAAGACCACCCCGACCTCCGGCGGATTCTCCTGCCCGAGACCTGGCAGGGCCACCCACTGAGCCGGGACTACAATCAGGACCAGCCACAGATCGTCTCCTTCCGGGAGCACGAGCGCCTGCTCGAAGACCGCCGTGAGGGGCCGGAGACGATGCACCTCAACATGGGGCCACACCATCCCTCGACGCACGGCGTTCTCCACCTGAACGTCCAGCTTGACGGCGAGCAGGTGGCGGCCGTCGACCCCGACATCGGCTACATCCACCGCTGTGAGGAGCAGATGTGCCAGCAAGGGACCTACCGCCACCAGATCATGCCCTACCCGGACCGTTGGGACTGGGGCGGGGCCGGGCTGTTGAACGAGTGGGCCTACGCCCGCACGGCCGAAGACCTCGCCGACATCGAGGTGCCGGCGTATGCCCAGGTCATCCGGACGATGGGCGGCGAACTCTCGCGAATTCTCTCGCACATGCTCGCGGTCGCGACCTACGCGCTGGACGTGGTCGGGGAGTTCACCGCCACCTTCCAGTGGGGGGTCCGGGACCGCGAACTCGTGCAGGACATCCTCGAGGACCTCACCGGCCAGCGGCTGATGTTCAACTACCTGCGGCTGGGCGGCGTCGCCTGGGACCTGCCCGAGCCTCGCGAGGCGTTCTTCGAGAAGATACGCGCGTTCCTCGACGACCTGCCGCACAAGCTCACGGAGTACCACGACATGCTCACCAGCAACGAAATCCTCCAACTGCGAACGGTTGACACGGGCCACCTCCCGGCCGAGACCGCGAAGGCCTATGGCTGTACCGGGCCGGTCGCCCGAGCCTCCGGCGTCGACTACGACCTCCGGCGGGACGACCCCTACGGCTACTACGACGAACTCGACTGGTCGGTCGTCACCGAGCAGGGCGGCGACAACTTCTCGCGCCTGCTCGTGCGCCTGCGCGAGGTAGAGGAGTCCGCGAAGATTATCCGCCAGTGCGTCGACCTACTGGAGGATTGGCCCGAGGACGACCGCGAGATTCAGGCCAACGTCCCCCGCACGCTCCGGCCCGACCCCGACGCCGAACTCTACCGCGCCGTCGAGGCCGCGAAGGGCGAACTCGGCATCTACATCCGTTCGGACGGGACGGAGACGCCAGCCCGGTTCAAGATCCGCGGCCCCTCCTTCTCGCACGTCCAGGCACTGTCCGAGATGGCACGCGGCGAGTACATCCCCGACCTCGTGGCGACGATCGGTAGTCTGGACACTATCATGGGCGAGGTCGACCGGTAGGCCGATGTCCGTCTGGGACGAACACAGCCAGTGAGTTTTGTACGCCGGGCACGTACGTCCGGTGATGACTGAACAAGCGACATTCGCGGGCGGTTGCTTCTGGTGTACGGAATCGGTGTTCAAGCAGGTCGACGGCGTGACCGATGTGGTCTCGGGCTACGCCGGCGGCCACGTCGCCGACCCCAGCTACGAGGCGGTCTGCCGCGGGGAAACGGGCCACGCCGAGTGCGTCCAGCTCACTTTCGATCCGGACGAGGTGAGCTACGAGGACCTGCTCGCGGTCCACTTCACGACGCACACCCCGACGACGAAAGACCGGGAGGGCAACGACGTCGGCACGCAGTACCGCTCGGCCGTGTTCTACCACGACGAGGCCCAGCGCGAAACCGTCGAAGCCCTCATCGAGGAGATAGAGCCGGGCTACGACAGCGACATCGTCACCGAAGTCGAGCCGCTGGAGACGTTCTATCCCGCGGAAAAGTACCATCAAGACTACTTCGAGAAGAATCCGGACCAGAGTTACTGTCAGTTGACCATCCCGCCGAAAATCGAGAAGCTCAAAGAGAAACACGCGGAACTGCTGGCATGAGCTTCGAGTACACGACGGAAGTCGAGGTCCGGTACACGGACATCGACACGTACGGCCACGTCAACAACGCGACGTACGCGACCTACTTCGAGGAGGCTCGCATCGACTACCTGCACGACGTGGTCGACTGTGGCGAAGCGCTGCTCTCGGGCAGCGAGTCGGGCACCGGCATGGTCATCGCGAACCTCGAAATCGATTACATCCAGCCGGTCCGGATCAGTGACTCCGTCGCCGTTGCCGTCCGGGTGCCCCGTCTGGGCGGGAAGAGCTTCCCCTTCGAGTACGAGGTCCGGACCGAGGACGGTGTGGCTGCGACCGGGGAAACGACTGTCGTCACGTACGATCGCGACACGGAATCCTCGCGTCCGATCCCCGAAGACTGGCGGGAGGCGATCACGGAGTTCGAGGGGCTGTAGCCACAGCCGATAGCGTGACGCCGCCCATTTCGTTCCGCCACGCTAGAAATCATCGAGCCGACCGGTGGTTTTATTTTTCATCGAGATGTTGTATTGAAAACATATGGAATATAGTACCGACCTCGGACGGCGCGCCCTCTTTGCCCTCGCAGGCGTAGCACTCCTCCTCGTGGTCGGGTTCGTCCTGTCCCAGTTCCTCCCGACGCTCGTGTTTACCGTCTTCCTGTACTACGCCAGCCGACCGATCTATCGACGGCTCGGGCGGCTTCCGCTGCCCGATTCGTTCCTGAATCGAGCCGTCCCCTACCAGAAGCAGGTCCACGCGGCGGCCACGATCTTCTTCTTTCTCCTACCGTTCGTGGTTCTGGTCGGCTACACGCTCGTCCTCATTGTCCCCGAATTACAGGCGTTCTTCGGCGAGGGCGGCTTGGGCGCGGCGTACCTCGCGCAGTTCCAGGATCTCCAGGGTGGTTCACTGCCGGGGCCGCTCGCCGACCTCGGCTT
The genomic region above belongs to Haloarcula hispanica ATCC 33960 and contains:
- a CDS encoding lipoate--protein ligase family protein, producing MSLADLEWRVIGEETRPGPMTMALEAAAAETVAAGGPATVRVYTWPDTLSLGYGQDPDTIDWAFCEREDIGVTRRPTGGGAIYHDSVADISYGIIAPADAVPGDLMACYEQFCEPVLDAFERMGVDASFADDERSAVHQPACYLRQLHPAHDIVGPDGRKLSGNAQYRQKDAVIQHGSLSVSLRPDRHCGCFTADPDSERFTERVGAIDEYADIDRAEAVETLRSTLAEWVDATEGSWTDDELLRAREHARDKFDADEWIRRSP
- a CDS encoding cupin domain-containing protein, whose product is MNTVTIDDVPVERNPMQVHDIRKPVSRTLGTEHFAANYFELEPGDSFSGSLHRHHDQEEVFYIEQGQTTFEVGLDREEVDVSGGELIRFEPGEFQEGYNSGDERVIGWAFGAPGATHDWDAIESRAHCPECDTETTQSVALADGRFELTCTDCGNVQG
- a CDS encoding helix-turn-helix domain-containing protein; the encoded protein is MKYVTLSLWMAPEVRHSMHQFVVEHDGYEASYLLRGNDIGSDLQTLLFHVDGFPPEPYRAALEQAETVREYAISTCPDETFFLYVQDSPSATGHDLVDALTRAGLVIVSPVAYHADGTVGLTLVGPGGTVQQAVETVPDGVSVDVREVGEYDSRRLDTGAALTDRQFEAVAAAVDCGYYADPREGSVDDVADELGCAPGTAAEHLRKAEAHVMADVLEQRPVPAE
- a CDS encoding NADH-quinone oxidoreductase subunit D, with protein sequence MAQTVHRTDDVHPLIEPIADHVLSTERHENAPAAVIRADEVQTVLSTLRTEAGLDHCACVTAQEYADRFETIYHLRRYADPTQELSVVVPTARESPTSESAVPVYPTAAWHEREAYDLVGIEYEDHPDLRRILLPETWQGHPLSRDYNQDQPQIVSFREHERLLEDRREGPETMHLNMGPHHPSTHGVLHLNVQLDGEQVAAVDPDIGYIHRCEEQMCQQGTYRHQIMPYPDRWDWGGAGLLNEWAYARTAEDLADIEVPAYAQVIRTMGGELSRILSHMLAVATYALDVVGEFTATFQWGVRDRELVQDILEDLTGQRLMFNYLRLGGVAWDLPEPREAFFEKIRAFLDDLPHKLTEYHDMLTSNEILQLRTVDTGHLPAETAKAYGCTGPVARASGVDYDLRRDDPYGYYDELDWSVVTEQGGDNFSRLLVRLREVEESAKIIRQCVDLLEDWPEDDREIQANVPRTLRPDPDAELYRAVEAAKGELGIYIRSDGTETPARFKIRGPSFSHVQALSEMARGEYIPDLVATIGSLDTIMGEVDR
- a CDS encoding helix-turn-helix domain-containing protein, yielding MTESQAAVNETREFEFVLQFDAGADSLMDVFRQHESLSVWSSAIFVGDDHMWRLDHAKGTPEALSAFDEVFLDEDRCNECFDVVSCDTTRTYHMLDRGETSRTVYTLRREISGCQSLPSFLHRHVSDGAIFESRRTGDEYRWRVLYPGSNPIGEVYDRIESSLRDGVTLSVSHITSAGNWKATERVATNFSPQQWRVLKAAVTHGYYERPREVSVKDLASILDEPRSTVQYQLRTAEDRLISQFVEETL
- a CDS encoding acyl-CoA thioesterase codes for the protein MSFEYTTEVEVRYTDIDTYGHVNNATYATYFEEARIDYLHDVVDCGEALLSGSESGTGMVIANLEIDYIQPVRISDSVAVAVRVPRLGGKSFPFEYEVRTEDGVAATGETTVVTYDRDTESSRPIPEDWREAITEFEGL
- the msrA gene encoding peptide-methionine (S)-S-oxide reductase MsrA encodes the protein MTEQATFAGGCFWCTESVFKQVDGVTDVVSGYAGGHVADPSYEAVCRGETGHAECVQLTFDPDEVSYEDLLAVHFTTHTPTTKDREGNDVGTQYRSAVFYHDEAQRETVEALIEEIEPGYDSDIVTEVEPLETFYPAEKYHQDYFEKNPDQSYCQLTIPPKIEKLKEKHAELLA